CGAGCATCGCGTGGAAGAACGGCGGGTAGCGGAAGACGTCCTGGCGCTGGGCCTGGGCGTAGGAGGCGACGCCGTCGCGGGCGGCGGCCTCGCCGAGCATGACGGAGAAGAGGTTCCCGGCCCGTTGCACCCGGTGGGGCACCCCCTGAGCCTCCAGCGCGGCCCCGGCCGCGTCGGCGACCACCCGCGCCGCGGCGTCGACCCGGGCGTAGACGTCGGTGTCGGCCAGCCGCAGCGTCGCCAGGCCCGCGGCGGTGGCCAGCGGGTTCCCGGACAGGGTCCCCGCCTGGTAGACGGGCCCGGTCGGGGCCAGCAGCTCGAGCAGGTCGGCCCGGCCGCCGAGGGCGGCGAGCGGCATCCCGCCGCCGAGGACCTTGCCGAAGGTGAGGAGGTCCGGGGTGTAGCCGTCAGCCACGCCCTCCAGCCCCCACCAGCCCGCCGGGCCCACCCGGAAGCCGGTGAGGACCTCGTCGAGGACGAGGAGCGCCCCGTGCTCGGCGGTGAGGCGGCGCAGGGCGGCGTTGAACCCCGGGGCGGGGGGCACGACGCCCATGTTCGCGGGCGCCGCCTCGGTGACGACGGCGGCGATCTCGTGGCCGCGCTCGGCGAAGACCGCCTCGAGGGCGGCGACGTCGTTGTACGGCACGACGATCGTGGTCGCCGCGCTGGCCGCGGGGACGCCGGCCGAGCCCGGCAGGGCGAAGGTCGCCAGGCCGGAGCCCGCCTCCGCCAGGAGGGCGTCGACGTGCCCGTGGTAGCAGCCGGCGAACTTCACGATGAGGTCGCGCCCGGTGGCACCGCGGGCCAGTCGCACCGCGGTCATCGTCGCCTCGGTCCCCGTGGAGACGAAGCGGACCTCCTCCACGGCGCCCACCCGCGCCCGCACCGCCTCGGCGAGCTCGACCTCGGCGACCGTCGGGGCGCCGAAGGAGAGCCCGCGGGCGGCGGCGGCCTGGACGGCGGCGACGACCTCGGGGTGCGCGTGGCCCAGCAGGCCCGGCCCCCAGGACATGACGAGGTCGACGTACTCGCGGCCCGCGACGTCGGTGACGTACGGCCCGCGGGCGGAGGCGATGAAGCGCGGCGTGCCGCCCACGGAGCCGTAGGCGCGTACCGGTGAGCTCACCCCGCCGGGGATGACGGCGCGGGCGCGCGCGAAGAGCTCGGGCATCGGGTCGGTCATGGGGCTCCTTCTCGGTGGGACGTCTCGCGGTGCGGCTCAGCGCAGCCAGCGGGCCAGCTCGGTGGCCCAGTAGGTGAGGACGACGTCCGCCCCCGCCCGGCGGATGCTGAGGACGGTCTCCTCGATGGCCCGGCGGCGGTCGATCCAGCCGTTCGCCGCCGCGGCCTCGATCATCGCGTACTCGCCGGAGACCTGGTACGCGGCGACGGGCACCGGCGAGAGGCGGGCGACGTCGGCGAGGACGTCGAGGTAGCTCATGGCGGGCTTGACCATGACGAGGTCGGCGCCCTCGGCGAGGTCGAGGGTGGCCTCGCGCAGCCCCTCGCGGGCGTTGGCCGGGTCCATCTGGTAGGTCGCCCGGTCGCCGGTGAGCTGGGAGTCGACCGCCTCCCGGAAGGGCCCGTAGAACGCCGTGGCGTACTTCGCCGAGTACGCCAGCACAGCTGTGCTGGTGTGGCCCGCCCCCTCGAGCGCATCGCGCACCGCCCGCACCTGCCCGTCCATCATCCCGCTGAGGCCGAGGACGTGGGCGCCGGTCGCGGCCTGGGCGAGCGCCATCTCCTGGTACCGCACGAGTGTGCCGTCGTTGTCCACGCCGCCGCGCCCGTCGAGGAGCCCGCAGTGGCCGTGGTCGGTGAACTCGTCGAGACACAGGTCCGCCATGACGACGAGCGCGTCGCCGACCTCCTCCACGAGCGCCCGCAGCCCGGCGTTGAGGACGCCGTCGGGGTCGGTGGCCGCGGAACCCACCGCGTCCCGCACCGAGGGGACGCCGAAGAGCATGAGCCCGCCCACCCCGGCGTCGGCCGCCTCGTGGGCCGCCCGCCGCAGGGAGTCCATGGTGTGCTGGACGACGCCCGGCATGGACCCGATCGCGACCGGCTCGTCGATGCCCTCGCGCACGAACAGGGGCAGGACGAGGTCGGACGGGTGCGTGCGGTGCTCGGTGACGAGCCAGCGCATCGCCGGCGTCGACCGCAGCCGGCGGGGACGCTCAGCGGGAAGGGGGGTGGGGGTCATGGTCTCTCCCTGGGATCAGTGGGCTGCGAGGTGAGGGCTGCGGCGGCCGCCCGCACAAGCCCCGCGGGGGTCTGCTCGTGCGCGACGGCGTCGACCCGCAGGCCGAGGCCGCGGGCGGCGCGGGCGGTGGGCTCGCCGATGGCGACGACCACTGCCCCGGGCGGCCCGTAGCGCTCGAGGAGGGCGGCGGCGGTGCTGCCCGAGGTGAGCAGCACGACGTCGACCCGTCCCGCGCGCAGCTCGGCGGCGGCCCCGGGGTCGGCCGGGGCGGGCACGGTGGTGTAGGCGACGACGTCGTCGACCTCCCAGCCGCGCGCGCGCAGGCCGTCGACGAGGGTGGGGCCGGCGAGCGCGGAGCGCGGCACGAGCACCCGGCCGGCCGGCGGCACGGGCCAGGCGGCGAGGAGGTCGGCGGCGCTCGAGCGCCCCGCCGGGACGAGGTCGACGCGCGCGCCGGCGCCGCGCAGCGCGGCGGCGGTCCCCGGCCCGACGGCGGCGACGCGGGCGGTGAGCGCACCGAGGGCGATCCCCCGGGCGGCCGCCCCGCCGGCGAGCACGGCGACCGCGCGCGGGCTCGTCAGCGCGAGCCAGGCGTGCTCCCCGCGGACGAGGGCGTCCAGGGCGTCGTCGAGGCCGGGTGCGGGCACGGTCCGGACCAGGGCGACGGGCAGCGCCTCGCCGCCCGCGGCGCGCACGGCGGCGACGACGGCGTCATCGGGGTCCGTCCGCGGCACGAGGACGCGGCGGCCGGTGAGGTCGGGGCTCGTCGTCGGCCCCCTATCGCGCGTCGGGGACGCCGGGAACGGGCCGGCGGCCGGCGGCTTCGGGCTGGGGCAGCCCGGCGACCTCCGCGGCGCCGTCGGCGAGCAGGGCGTCCGCGGCGGAGCGCCCCAGCCGGGCGGCGACGTCGAGGGCCGAAGCCGGGTCGTCCGGCACGTCGGCGGACTCGGTGCGCAGGAGCCGGCGGGTGCCGGCCGGGTCGAAGACCCCCGCACGCAGCTCCAGGCGGGCGGTGCCGGGCACGAGGTGCGCCCACGCGGCGACGGGCGCGGCGCACCCGGCCTCGAGGGCCGCGAGCAGCGTCCGCTCCGCGACGACGGCGAGGCGGGTGGGGGCGTGGTCGATGGCGCGCAGGGCGTCGCCGGTGGGCCCGGGAAGGTCCTCGGCGCGGCACTCGACGGCGAGGGCTCCCTGCCCCGGGGCGGGGAGCATGACGTCGGGGTCGAACGCCTCGGTGACGGGGTCCAGCCGGCCGAGCCGGGCGAGGCCGGCGCGCGCGAGGACGACGGCGTCGAGGTCGGCGCCCACCCGGGCCAGCCGGGTCCCCACGTTGCCGCGGATGTCGACGACCTCGAGGTCACCGCGCGCCAGGCGCAGCTGGGCGGCACGGCGCGGGGACCCGGTGCCCACGCGGGCGCCGAGGGGCAGCCCGACGAGGGTGTGCCCGTCCCGGGCGCAGAGGGCGTCGCGGTGGTCGGCGCGCTCCGGCACGGCGCCGACGACGAGGCCGGGGACGTCCGCGGTGGGCAGGTCCTTGAGGGAGTGCACCGCGAGGTCGCACCGCCCGGCGAGCAGTGCCTCGCGCAGGGCCGCGGCGAACACGCCCGTACCCCCGAGGCTGGCGAGGGAGGCGGTGGACACGTCCCCCTCGGTGCGCACCCGGACGAGCTCCACGTCGCGCCCGCTGGCGGCCGCGAGCGCGTCGGCGACCATCTGCGTCTGGGTGAGGGCGAGCTCGCTGGCCCGGGTGCCGATGCGCAGGGGGGAGGTGCTCACGGGGCCAGTGTGGGCACGTCGCCGCGGCGATGTCGAACTCACCGGCGCAGGCCGGCGGCGCAGGTCACAGCGGTGCGGCGAGGGTGGTGGCGAGGCCCCGCGCGTGGCCGACGACGGCGGCGACCCCGGTGCCGGCGACCGCGGTCCCGGCGAGGTGGACGCCGGCGCGCCCGGCCCGCTCGGCGAGCGCCGTCACCGCCTCCCGGTGGGCGGGTGTTGCCGCGGCGAGGACGTCGCTGCGGCGCACGACGTGCGCGTCGAGCACGTCGTCCGGGGCGAGCGCGACGCCGAGGAGCGCGGCGGCGTCGCGCCGGGCGAGGTCGGCGTCGACGTCGTCGGTGGGCTCGCCGCGCCGGCCGTAGGAGACCCGCAGGACGTGCACGCCCGGGCCGGCCGCGGCACCGAGCCACGCCCACTTGGCGGTGGCGTGGGTGAGCGCCTTGGCGCGCACCGGGCCGGGCGGGACGAGGAGGCCGGCGCCGCGGGGTGCGGCGTCCAGGGCCGGGGCGCGCACGACGAGCGTGACGTGCGTGATGGCGCTGCCCGGCGCGGGGACGTGGTTGCCGACGTCGACGACGCCGGCGAGCAGGGGCAGGGCCGCCCGCTCGGGGAGGGCGAGGACGACGGCGCGGGCCTGGACCCGGAACGGCCCGGCCGGTCCGCTCCCCTCGACCTCCCAGCCCTCGCCGTGGCGGCGCAGGACCGTGACGGGGCTGGCGGTGCGCACCGCTCCCCCGTGCCGCTCCACGGCGGCGGCCAGCGCCCGCGGCAGGCGGAACAGCCCGCCGGTGGTCGTGGCGACGGCGGCGCCCGGTCCCGAGGCGGCGCGCAGGACGCGGACGGCCGCGGCGAGGGACCCCTCGGCCGCGAGCGCGCCCCGCAGCCCGGGCGCGACGGAGTCGACGGCGAGGTCGGCGGGGTCGGCGTTGTGCACGCCGCCGGCGACGGGGCCGACGAGCCGGGCGAGCACCGCCTCGCCCATCCGGGTGCGCACGAGCGTGGCGAGGTCGGTGGCGTCGGCGCCC
The sequence above is a segment of the Georgenia faecalis genome. Coding sequences within it:
- a CDS encoding uroporphyrinogen-III synthase — protein: MPRTDPDDAVVAAVRAAGGEALPVALVRTVPAPGLDDALDALVRGEHAWLALTSPRAVAVLAGGAAARGIALGALTARVAAVGPGTAAALRGAGARVDLVPAGRSSAADLLAAWPVPPAGRVLVPRSALAGPTLVDGLRARGWEVDDVVAYTTVPAPADPGAAAELRAGRVDVVLLTSGSTAAALLERYGPPGAVVVAIGEPTARAARGLGLRVDAVAHEQTPAGLVRAAAAALTSQPTDPRERP
- the hemC gene encoding hydroxymethylbilane synthase, with amino-acid sequence MSTSPLRIGTRASELALTQTQMVADALAAASGRDVELVRVRTEGDVSTASLASLGGTGVFAAALREALLAGRCDLAVHSLKDLPTADVPGLVVGAVPERADHRDALCARDGHTLVGLPLGARVGTGSPRRAAQLRLARGDLEVVDIRGNVGTRLARVGADLDAVVLARAGLARLGRLDPVTEAFDPDVMLPAPGQGALAVECRAEDLPGPTGDALRAIDHAPTRLAVVAERTLLAALEAGCAAPVAAWAHLVPGTARLELRAGVFDPAGTRRLLRTESADVPDDPASALDVAARLGRSAADALLADGAAEVAGLPQPEAAGRRPVPGVPDAR
- the hemB gene encoding porphobilinogen synthase, which encodes MTPTPLPAERPRRLRSTPAMRWLVTEHRTHPSDLVLPLFVREGIDEPVAIGSMPGVVQHTMDSLRRAAHEAADAGVGGLMLFGVPSVRDAVGSAATDPDGVLNAGLRALVEEVGDALVVMADLCLDEFTDHGHCGLLDGRGGVDNDGTLVRYQEMALAQAATGAHVLGLSGMMDGQVRAVRDALEGAGHTSTAVLAYSAKYATAFYGPFREAVDSQLTGDRATYQMDPANAREGLREATLDLAEGADLVMVKPAMSYLDVLADVARLSPVPVAAYQVSGEYAMIEAAAANGWIDRRRAIEETVLSIRRAGADVVLTYWATELARWLR
- a CDS encoding protoporphyrinogen/coproporphyrinogen oxidase is translated as MIDVVVVGGGMAGLTVAAELAARGRRPLVLEASGAVGGLVAAGVVGGLEVDLGAEAFAVRRGEVADLAASVGLAVERPAGGSWVWAPDGPVRIPAESLLGIPADPGAPDVVAALGPDGAARAARDASLGPEVGADATDLATLVRTRMGEAVLARLVGPVAGGVHNADPADLAVDSVAPGLRGALAAEGSLAAAVRVLRAASGPGAAVATTTGGLFRLPRALAAAVERHGGAVRTASPVTVLRRHGEGWEVEGSGPAGPFRVQARAVVLALPERAALPLLAGVVDVGNHVPAPGSAITHVTLVVRAPALDAAPRGAGLLVPPGPVRAKALTHATAKWAWLGAAAGPGVHVLRVSYGRRGEPTDDVDADLARRDAAALLGVALAPDDVLDAHVVRRSDVLAAATPAHREAVTALAERAGRAGVHLAGTAVAGTGVAAVVGHARGLATTLAAPL
- the hemL gene encoding glutamate-1-semialdehyde 2,1-aminomutase gives rise to the protein MTDPMPELFARARAVIPGGVSSPVRAYGSVGGTPRFIASARGPYVTDVAGREYVDLVMSWGPGLLGHAHPEVVAAVQAAAARGLSFGAPTVAEVELAEAVRARVGAVEEVRFVSTGTEATMTAVRLARGATGRDLIVKFAGCYHGHVDALLAEAGSGLATFALPGSAGVPAASAATTIVVPYNDVAALEAVFAERGHEIAAVVTEAAPANMGVVPPAPGFNAALRRLTAEHGALLVLDEVLTGFRVGPAGWWGLEGVADGYTPDLLTFGKVLGGGMPLAALGGRADLLELLAPTGPVYQAGTLSGNPLATAAGLATLRLADTDVYARVDAAARVVADAAGAALEAQGVPHRVQRAGNLFSVMLGEAAARDGVASYAQAQRQDVFRYPPFFHAMLDAGVALPPSLYEAWFLSAAHDDAAIERILAALPGAARAAAAARP